One Oceanicoccus sagamiensis genomic region harbors:
- the rnr gene encoding ribonuclease R: MAKRLTDKDPHADREAQNYEQPIPSREFIMEFLEQAEGPLNRNQLTKALELKDYQDVEALRRRLKAMERDGQLMRNRKGAYGLVDKMDLVRGRVSAHRDGYGFLMPQEGGDDLYLNSRQMSTVFDGDEVICRSAGYDHRGKLEGVIVEVINRNTQQLVGRLFDENGVVYVSPDNAKINHDIIIPREAVGDAEVEQYVMVEITSQPGWRKPPTGRVVEVLGEHMAPGMEIDVAIRTHNIPHVWPEEAEREALALSAEPLEEDKLNRVDLRKLPFVTIDGEDARDFDDAVYCESKLLGGWRLWVAIADVSHYVQVGSALDQEATLRGNSVYFPEQVVPMLPEALSNGLCSLKPKVDRLCMVCEMTISKAGKISGYKFYEGVMHSHARLTYNKVGAILDKKNPDSKPLRIEYKKVVPHLENLHDLYKTLRIARSKRGAIDFETTETRMVFGDDRKISEIIPVVRNDAHKLIEECMLAANVAAAKFLEKHNVPALFRVHEGPTEEKLEALRKFLGELAMDLPGGNKPGPDDYQVLLSQLGDRPDAHIIQTMMLRSLRQAVYQPENLGHFGLNYDAYGHFTSPIRRYPDLLVHRAIRHVVRSNMESKKVKRVDGATVLPKKTIYPYEMPDLLVLGEQCSMTERRADDATREVVAWLKCEYLQDRVGDTFEGVISAVTGFGLFVDLVDVYVEGLVHVSALASDYYHFDPVKQRLVGERTGTSFQLGDSVKVQVARVSLDDKKIDLELVEGSSRAKRRAEKSGKPLKKGDRRPVIKKKKDDKKGGKKTTSKSTAGKGVRKRKR; the protein is encoded by the coding sequence ATGGCAAAACGCCTAACCGATAAAGACCCCCATGCTGATCGCGAAGCCCAAAACTACGAGCAGCCTATTCCTAGCCGTGAATTTATTATGGAATTCCTTGAGCAGGCGGAAGGCCCGCTTAATCGCAATCAGCTGACTAAAGCGCTTGAGCTTAAGGATTACCAGGATGTTGAAGCCTTGCGTCGTCGTCTAAAGGCGATGGAGCGCGATGGTCAGCTAATGCGTAACCGTAAGGGGGCCTATGGTCTGGTGGATAAGATGGATCTGGTGCGGGGTAGGGTGTCTGCCCACCGGGATGGCTATGGTTTTCTCATGCCTCAGGAAGGGGGTGATGACTTATATCTGAATAGCCGTCAGATGAGCACGGTCTTTGATGGCGATGAGGTGATTTGCCGCAGTGCAGGCTACGATCACCGCGGGAAGCTTGAAGGGGTGATTGTTGAGGTGATCAATCGCAATACTCAGCAGCTAGTAGGGCGTTTATTTGATGAAAATGGTGTGGTTTATGTCTCGCCGGATAATGCCAAGATTAATCATGACATTATTATTCCCCGTGAAGCGGTCGGTGATGCTGAGGTTGAGCAATATGTGATGGTAGAAATCACCAGCCAGCCGGGTTGGCGTAAGCCCCCTACAGGGCGAGTGGTTGAGGTGCTTGGCGAGCATATGGCGCCGGGTATGGAAATTGATGTGGCTATTCGCACACATAATATTCCTCATGTTTGGCCGGAAGAAGCAGAGCGCGAAGCGTTGGCTTTATCGGCAGAGCCTTTGGAAGAAGACAAGCTGAACCGGGTCGATTTACGTAAGTTACCTTTTGTCACTATTGATGGAGAGGATGCTCGCGACTTTGATGATGCGGTGTACTGTGAATCGAAGCTATTAGGTGGTTGGCGTTTATGGGTGGCGATTGCTGATGTCTCTCATTATGTTCAGGTAGGTAGTGCTCTTGATCAAGAGGCAACATTGCGAGGAAATTCTGTGTATTTTCCTGAGCAGGTTGTACCCATGTTACCCGAGGCTTTGTCTAACGGTTTATGTTCGTTAAAGCCCAAGGTGGATCGCTTATGTATGGTCTGTGAAATGACGATCAGTAAGGCGGGAAAAATTAGCGGTTATAAGTTTTATGAAGGGGTAATGCATTCCCATGCGCGGCTCACTTATAACAAGGTGGGTGCGATTCTTGATAAGAAAAACCCCGATAGCAAACCACTGCGCATTGAGTATAAAAAGGTTGTGCCGCATCTCGAAAACCTTCACGACCTTTATAAAACATTACGGATAGCCCGCAGCAAGCGTGGCGCTATTGATTTTGAAACTACGGAAACCCGCATGGTTTTCGGTGATGACCGAAAAATTTCTGAGATTATTCCGGTGGTGCGCAATGATGCCCATAAATTAATTGAGGAATGTATGTTGGCGGCTAACGTTGCCGCGGCCAAGTTTTTGGAAAAACACAATGTGCCCGCTTTGTTCCGAGTGCACGAAGGCCCAACGGAAGAAAAGTTGGAAGCCTTAAGAAAGTTTTTGGGTGAATTAGCAATGGATTTGCCTGGTGGTAATAAGCCGGGGCCAGATGATTATCAGGTGCTGTTATCGCAGTTAGGTGATCGGCCAGATGCGCATATTATTCAAACGATGATGTTGCGTTCTTTGCGCCAGGCGGTTTATCAGCCTGAAAATCTTGGGCACTTCGGTTTGAATTACGATGCCTATGGTCATTTTACGTCGCCGATTCGTCGTTACCCTGATTTATTAGTACATCGTGCTATCCGTCATGTTGTACGCAGCAATATGGAAAGCAAGAAGGTTAAACGTGTTGATGGTGCAACTGTCTTGCCCAAGAAAACGATTTACCCCTATGAAATGCCGGATTTATTGGTATTGGGTGAGCAGTGCTCAATGACCGAGCGTCGTGCCGATGATGCCACCCGTGAAGTTGTGGCCTGGTTGAAGTGCGAGTATTTGCAAGATCGCGTTGGTGATACGTTTGAGGGTGTTATTTCAGCGGTCACGGGTTTTGGTTTATTTGTTGATTTGGTGGATGTCTATGTTGAAGGCTTGGTGCATGTTAGTGCCTTGGCTAGTGACTATTATCATTTTGACCCGGTAAAACAGCGACTTGTTGGTGAGCGTACAGGTACAAGTTTTCAGTTAGGTGATTCTGTTAAGGTTCAAGTTGCTCGTGTGAGTCTGGATGATAAGAAAATCGATTTGGAATTGGTAGAAGGCTCCAGTCGTGCTAAACGCCGTGCAGAAAAATCCGGCAAGCCCCTTAAAAAAGGTGATAGGCGCCCGGTTATTAAAAAGAAAAAAGATGATAAAAAAGGTGGCAAAAAAACCACATCAAAAAGCACTGCCGGAAAAGGCGTGCGCAAAAGAAAACGTTAA
- the dnaB gene encoding replicative DNA helicase, whose protein sequence is MLDVKVPPHSVEAEQSVLGGLMIANKAWDDVADQVAPTDFYRGSHREIFLQMGKLVEAGEPIDVITLSEALNNHDLLEQVGGVAYLAELANNTPSAANISAYAKVVQERSSLRSMINAANDIVESGFNPEGRDSGDLLDEAERKIMQISEERPKIGGPQAVNPLLKGAVDRIDELFNSDSAITGVTTGFKELDEATAGLQKSDLIIVAARPSMGKTAFAVNLVENAIMAQDKPVMVFSMEMPASAIIMRMISAIGRIHLGKVLTGKLDEEDWPKLTTAVSKLKDKPLFIDDTPALTPTEVRSRARRIAREHGDLAMIMVDYLQLMQVAGTSEGRTAEISEISRSLKAIAKEFNCPVIALSQLNRSLEQRPNKRPINSDLRESGAIEQDADVIMFIYRDEYYNEDSADKGIAEIIIGKHRNGPTGNYKLSFVGHFTRFDNLAFGYEGDQQ, encoded by the coding sequence ATGCTGGATGTTAAAGTCCCTCCGCACTCCGTTGAAGCGGAGCAGTCGGTGCTGGGCGGCCTGATGATTGCCAATAAGGCCTGGGATGATGTGGCGGACCAGGTAGCCCCTACCGATTTTTACCGCGGCAGCCACCGCGAGATCTTTCTGCAAATGGGCAAGCTGGTAGAAGCCGGCGAGCCGATTGATGTCATAACCCTGTCAGAAGCCCTGAATAACCATGATTTGTTGGAGCAGGTGGGCGGTGTCGCCTATCTGGCGGAGCTGGCCAATAATACCCCCAGTGCTGCCAACATCAGCGCCTATGCCAAGGTAGTGCAGGAGCGCTCAAGCCTGCGTTCCATGATTAATGCCGCCAATGATATTGTTGAAAGCGGCTTTAACCCGGAAGGCCGCGACAGCGGTGACTTGCTGGACGAAGCTGAACGCAAGATTATGCAAATTTCTGAGGAGCGCCCTAAGATTGGCGGCCCTCAAGCGGTTAATCCCCTGTTAAAAGGCGCTGTTGACCGTATTGATGAGTTATTTAATTCCGACAGTGCCATTACTGGTGTTACCACCGGTTTTAAAGAGCTGGATGAAGCCACCGCAGGTCTGCAGAAATCGGATTTGATTATCGTCGCGGCAAGACCCTCCATGGGTAAAACCGCCTTTGCGGTTAACCTGGTGGAAAACGCCATCATGGCGCAGGATAAGCCGGTCATGGTATTTAGTATGGAAATGCCAGCCAGTGCCATTATTATGCGGATGATCTCGGCCATTGGCCGTATTCATTTGGGTAAGGTGTTAACCGGTAAGCTCGATGAAGAAGATTGGCCCAAGCTAACCACCGCCGTTAGCAAGCTTAAAGACAAGCCTTTATTTATCGATGATACGCCGGCCCTGACACCCACCGAAGTTCGCTCCCGCGCCCGCCGTATAGCCCGTGAACACGGCGATTTGGCGATGATTATGGTGGATTATCTGCAGTTGATGCAGGTCGCTGGCACCTCGGAAGGCCGTACCGCTGAAATCTCTGAAATCTCCCGCTCGCTTAAGGCGATCGCTAAAGAATTTAACTGCCCGGTCATTGCCCTGTCGCAGCTTAACCGCTCTTTGGAGCAGCGGCCCAATAAGCGCCCGATTAACTCTGACCTTCGTGAATCCGGTGCGATTGAGCAGGATGCGGATGTGATTATGTTTATCTACCGCGATGAATACTATAACGAAGACAGTGCCGATAAAGGGATTGCCGAAATCATTATAGGTAAACACCGTAATGGCCCCACGGGTAACTATAAACTGTCATTTGTGGGTCATTTCACGCGCTTTGATAACCTCGCTTTTGGCTACGAAGGCGACCAGCAATAG
- a CDS encoding fibronectin type III domain-containing protein: MNIFNYLVIVLLVCSQTTMAAKGGGRGGKTTASPHTITVPADMSVEATTPQGIAVSYAIIALDGNGNTTGYNCTPTSGSLFPVGNQTVSCTTEGKKQLRATDSFVVAVTEPSQPISPPPELQLPADITVEASSTSGGAIVEFITSALPENLNVSCLPSSGSEFNIGSTAVECTTSDSEGRTATGSFQVTVNSLPIQEPPVEEPGPSTSSLTVSWAAPSTRENGEPLSAAEILGYEVYMLAEFSGVDTIIEINENSTLSTVIENLQDDTYHFSISAIDSDGLSSQPSDIMTVVVQTP, translated from the coding sequence ATGAACATATTCAATTATCTGGTTATTGTTTTACTGGTTTGTTCTCAAACGACCATGGCTGCCAAAGGTGGTGGTCGAGGTGGTAAAACTACAGCATCACCACACACAATTACCGTACCGGCAGATATGTCTGTAGAAGCAACAACCCCGCAAGGTATTGCAGTCAGCTATGCCATCATTGCTCTGGACGGTAACGGCAATACCACTGGTTATAACTGCACCCCGACGTCGGGTTCACTATTCCCAGTGGGCAACCAAACGGTTAGCTGCACCACCGAAGGCAAAAAACAACTACGCGCCACAGACAGTTTCGTTGTAGCCGTCACCGAACCCAGCCAGCCAATATCACCACCACCCGAACTACAACTTCCAGCTGATATAACTGTAGAGGCCAGCAGCACCAGCGGCGGCGCTATTGTTGAGTTTATTACCAGCGCTCTTCCCGAGAACCTGAATGTTAGCTGCCTTCCCAGCTCGGGCAGTGAATTCAATATTGGCTCTACGGCGGTAGAATGCACCACCAGTGATAGCGAAGGCCGCACCGCCACTGGCAGCTTTCAAGTCACCGTGAACAGCCTGCCAATCCAAGAGCCACCAGTGGAAGAGCCTGGCCCATCAACCAGCTCGCTGACAGTATCATGGGCCGCACCCTCTACCAGAGAAAATGGTGAGCCCTTAAGCGCCGCAGAGATTTTAGGCTATGAGGTTTATATGCTGGCCGAGTTTAGCGGCGTCGATACCATTATTGAGATCAACGAAAACAGCACTTTATCTACCGTTATTGAAAACCTGCAGGATGACACCTACCACTTTTCAATCAGCGCTATTGATAGCGATGGCCTCAGCAGCCAGCCATCCGATATTATGACCGTGGTTGTTCAGACTCCGTAA
- a CDS encoding STAS/SEC14 domain-containing protein: MNMPCVPKWLGKIIHWNFKGEITTEQLIDTFAELYGDARFDDTRGQVRNYREIKGAFTVEDVRKIAAYDRAAAKTNPYMKVAVVTTGHETHSAFAALYDAELYDTNWEISLFTCEEEALAWVG, encoded by the coding sequence ATGAACATGCCTTGTGTGCCCAAGTGGCTCGGGAAAATTATTCACTGGAATTTTAAAGGAGAGATTACCACCGAGCAGCTTATTGATACCTTTGCTGAGCTCTATGGCGATGCAAGATTTGATGATACCCGTGGGCAGGTACGTAATTACCGGGAGATTAAAGGTGCCTTTACCGTTGAGGATGTGCGCAAAATAGCGGCCTATGATCGCGCTGCCGCAAAAACCAACCCCTATATGAAAGTAGCGGTGGTAACCACAGGGCATGAAACCCATTCAGCTTTTGCAGCTTTATACGATGCCGAGCTTTACGATACTAACTGGGAAATAAGCCTGTTTACCTGTGAAGAAGAGGCATTGGCTTGGGTAGGCTAG
- the hslV gene encoding ATP-dependent protease subunit HslV yields the protein MDQYRGTTILSVRRNGQVVIGGDGQVSMGNTVMKGNARKVRRLYNEQVIAGFAGGTADAFTLFELFEAQLEKYQGHLTRAAVELAKMWRTERSLRQLEALLAVADKTTSLVITGNGDVIEPEDNLIAIGSGGPFAQSAAKALLENTELSARDIVEKGLAIAGDICVYTNHNRTIEELDCQ from the coding sequence TTGGATCAATATCGAGGCACCACCATTCTCTCTGTTCGCCGCAACGGCCAGGTCGTTATCGGCGGCGACGGACAGGTTTCTATGGGTAATACCGTAATGAAAGGCAATGCGCGTAAAGTGCGCCGCCTCTATAACGAGCAAGTTATTGCTGGTTTTGCCGGCGGTACCGCCGACGCCTTTACCCTGTTTGAGCTATTTGAAGCCCAGCTGGAAAAATACCAGGGCCACCTGACCCGGGCCGCCGTAGAGCTGGCCAAAATGTGGCGAACTGAGCGCTCACTGCGGCAACTGGAGGCCTTGTTGGCGGTGGCCGATAAAACCACCTCTCTGGTCATTACCGGTAACGGTGATGTTATCGAGCCTGAAGATAATTTAATTGCCATCGGCTCCGGCGGCCCCTTTGCACAATCGGCCGCTAAAGCATTATTGGAAAACACCGAACTGAGCGCCAGAGATATTGTCGAAAAAGGTCTGGCGATCGCTGGTGATATTTGTGTCTATACCAACCACAACCGCACTATCGAAGAATTAGATTGCCAATAG
- the rplI gene encoding 50S ribosomal protein L9: MQVILLERVGKLGDLGDKVNVKAGFGRNYLIPYGKAVPATATNVADFEARRADLEAAAAEKKGAAEARAAQLAEVSITIEANAGDEGKLFGSIGTRDLADAITKAGVEVSKSEVRLPTGVIREIGEFEIDIQLHSEVTQSVNVSVIAEA; encoded by the coding sequence ATGCAAGTTATTCTACTGGAAAGAGTTGGTAAGCTTGGTGATCTTGGCGATAAAGTAAATGTTAAGGCTGGTTTTGGCCGCAACTACTTAATCCCTTACGGTAAAGCTGTACCAGCGACTGCAACCAACGTCGCTGATTTTGAAGCGCGTCGTGCTGATTTGGAAGCGGCTGCCGCTGAGAAGAAAGGTGCTGCTGAAGCGCGCGCTGCCCAGTTGGCTGAAGTGTCTATCACTATCGAAGCCAATGCTGGCGACGAGGGCAAGCTGTTTGGTTCTATCGGTACACGTGATCTGGCTGATGCCATCACTAAAGCCGGTGTTGAAGTGAGCAAGTCTGAAGTACGTCTGCCTACGGGTGTTATTCGCGAAATCGGCGAATTCGAGATTGATATTCAGTTGCACTCAGAAGTGACTCAGTCTGTTAACGTTTCTGTTATTGCTGAAGCTTAA
- the hslU gene encoding HslU--HslV peptidase ATPase subunit, giving the protein MSQMTPREIVHELDQHIIGQDKAKRAVANALRNRWRRMQLDEELRAEITPKNILMIGPTGVGKTEIARRLAKLANAPFIKVEATKFTEVGYVGRDVESIVRDLVDVSIKMLREQEMEKVKHRAADAAEERILDVLIPPARGDEEEKETSTRQMFRKKLREGELDDKEIEIEVSATPVGVEIMAPPGMEDMTNQLQSMFSNMGSDKKKTNKMTVSAAMKKIQEEEASKLVNEEELKTRAVEAAEQNGIVFLDELDKVAKRSEGAGADVSREGVQRDLLPLIEGCTVSTKHGMLKTDHILFISSGAFHLAKPSDLIPELQGRLPIRVELEALSPSDFERILTEPNASLTEQYQALLNTEGLELKFSDDGISRIAETAWEVNERTENIGARRLHTVMERLLDDASFDATDNSDATLTVDANYVNEKLGELVKDEDLSRFIL; this is encoded by the coding sequence ATGTCACAAATGACCCCCAGAGAAATTGTCCACGAATTAGACCAGCATATTATCGGTCAGGATAAAGCCAAGCGCGCTGTCGCCAATGCCCTGCGTAACCGCTGGCGCAGAATGCAGCTCGATGAAGAGTTACGCGCTGAGATTACGCCAAAAAATATTTTAATGATTGGACCAACCGGTGTTGGTAAAACAGAAATTGCTCGTCGCTTAGCCAAGCTAGCCAATGCACCTTTTATTAAAGTTGAAGCTACAAAATTTACTGAGGTAGGTTATGTTGGTCGTGACGTTGAATCGATTGTTCGCGACCTGGTTGATGTTTCCATCAAAATGCTGCGAGAGCAGGAAATGGAAAAAGTAAAACACCGCGCCGCTGATGCTGCCGAAGAACGTATCCTGGATGTATTAATTCCACCTGCCCGCGGTGACGAAGAAGAAAAAGAAACCTCTACTCGCCAAATGTTCCGTAAAAAATTAAGGGAAGGCGAACTGGACGACAAAGAAATTGAAATTGAAGTCAGTGCAACACCTGTTGGCGTTGAGATTATGGCACCCCCCGGCATGGAAGATATGACCAATCAGCTGCAAAGTATGTTTTCCAATATGGGCAGCGATAAGAAAAAAACCAATAAAATGACGGTTAGCGCCGCCATGAAAAAAATTCAGGAAGAAGAAGCCAGCAAATTGGTTAACGAAGAAGAACTCAAAACCCGTGCTGTAGAAGCCGCCGAACAAAATGGTATTGTATTTTTAGATGAGCTGGATAAAGTCGCGAAGCGCTCAGAAGGCGCCGGGGCTGATGTTTCCCGTGAAGGTGTACAGCGCGACTTATTGCCCTTAATAGAAGGTTGTACTGTAAGCACCAAACACGGCATGCTAAAAACTGACCATATTTTATTTATTTCTTCCGGTGCCTTCCATTTAGCCAAACCCTCGGATTTAATTCCTGAACTGCAAGGCCGCCTACCGATTCGGGTTGAATTAGAAGCACTTTCCCCCAGTGATTTTGAACGTATTTTAACGGAGCCTAATGCTTCACTAACAGAACAATATCAAGCCTTACTCAACACAGAAGGCCTCGAACTTAAATTTAGTGATGACGGTATTAGTCGCATTGCTGAAACAGCATGGGAAGTGAATGAGCGTACAGAAAATATTGGCGCGCGCCGTTTACATACCGTTATGGAGCGTTTATTAGACGATGCGTCTTTTGATGCAACCGACAATAGCGACGCTACACTCACCGTTGACGCCAACTATGTGAATGAAAAGCTGGGCGAACTGGTTAAAGACGAAGACCTAAGCCGCTTTATTTTATAA
- the rlmB gene encoding 23S rRNA (guanosine(2251)-2'-O)-methyltransferase RlmB yields the protein MSETHWVYGIHAVDALLQRQPNRIEELWLQQGRNDQRMQDIQQHAKQLGVRCRTVAREELDEQAEGNHQGVMAKTKPAQTLRDRDLKELLDATEHQPLLLILDGVTDPHNLGACLRTADAAGVDAVIAPKDNSAPLNGTVRKVACGAAEVIPYIQVTNLARTMKDIQERGIWITGTAGEAEQSVYDADLKGAVALVMGAEGKGMRRLTRENCDFLVKLPMAGSVSSLNVSVATGVCLFEIVRQRM from the coding sequence ATGAGTGAGACACATTGGGTTTATGGCATTCATGCCGTCGATGCTTTATTGCAGCGTCAGCCAAATCGTATTGAAGAATTATGGTTGCAGCAAGGCCGCAATGATCAGCGCATGCAAGATATCCAGCAGCATGCCAAGCAGTTAGGTGTTCGTTGCAGAACGGTTGCCCGCGAAGAACTGGATGAACAAGCTGAAGGCAATCATCAAGGTGTGATGGCAAAAACCAAGCCAGCACAAACCTTGCGTGATCGCGATTTAAAGGAGTTGTTAGATGCGACCGAGCATCAGCCTCTGTTATTAATTCTTGATGGAGTAACAGATCCACATAACCTGGGTGCTTGTCTGAGAACCGCCGATGCCGCTGGTGTTGATGCTGTGATTGCTCCCAAAGATAACTCTGCGCCACTTAATGGTACGGTTAGAAAAGTAGCCTGCGGAGCCGCTGAAGTTATTCCATATATTCAAGTTACCAATCTCGCCAGAACCATGAAGGATATACAGGAGCGGGGTATCTGGATAACGGGTACAGCCGGTGAGGCGGAGCAGAGCGTTTACGATGCCGATCTAAAAGGGGCTGTTGCCTTGGTCATGGGGGCTGAAGGCAAGGGGATGCGGCGTTTAACCCGTGAGAATTGTGATTTTCTGGTTAAGCTTCCTATGGCTGGTTCAGTGAGTAGCTTGAATGTGTCTGTGGCCACTGGGGTCTGCTTATTTGAGATCGTCCGCCAACGTATGTAG
- a CDS encoding gamma-butyrobetaine hydroxylase-like domain-containing protein, translating to MNTTSPIPSDIKLHTQSKTLELIYSNNESYQLSCEYLRVYSPSAEVKGHGPGQEVLQVGKTNVTINAIEPVGNYALQLFFSDDHDSGIYSWDYFYQLATNKDAWWQDYLERINEAGASRDPEIQVVRIGN from the coding sequence ATGAATACGACCAGCCCAATACCTAGCGATATCAAACTGCATACCCAGTCAAAAACACTGGAGTTAATTTATAGCAACAACGAAAGCTATCAATTAAGTTGTGAATATCTGCGGGTCTACTCCCCCTCTGCTGAAGTGAAAGGTCACGGTCCGGGGCAGGAAGTACTGCAAGTCGGAAAAACCAATGTCACCATTAATGCGATTGAGCCCGTTGGCAATTACGCACTACAATTATTTTTTAGTGACGATCATGATTCAGGCATTTATTCCTGGGACTATTTTTATCAACTGGCTACTAACAAAGACGCTTGGTGGCAGGACTATTTAGAACGTATTAATGAAGCCGGGGCCAGCCGTGACCCCGAGATCCAAGTGGTAAGAATTGGTAACTAG
- the rpsR gene encoding 30S ribosomal protein S18: MARFFRRRKFCRFTAEGVDQIDYKDLDTLKAYISETGKIVPSRITGTKAKYQRQLSTCIKRARFLALLPYTDQHK; encoded by the coding sequence ATGGCACGTTTTTTCCGTCGTCGTAAGTTCTGCCGTTTTACTGCAGAAGGTGTTGACCAGATTGATTATAAAGATCTGGACACGTTGAAAGCTTATATTTCTGAAACTGGCAAAATTGTACCTAGCCGTATTACCGGTACCAAAGCCAAGTATCAGCGTCAGTTGTCTACTTGTATCAAGCGGGCACGTTTTTTGGCTTTATTGCCATACACTGACCAGCATAAGTAA
- the rpsF gene encoding 30S ribosomal protein S6: MRHYEIIFLVHPDQSEQVPGMVERYTQAIEKDGGKIHRLEDWGRRHLAYPINKIHKAHYTLMNVEANQEAIDELTTNFRYNDAVIRNLVLVMDDAVTAESPIMKAEKESRERRAARPERREESAPAAEEAPAEAPAADEAAGE, translated from the coding sequence ATGCGTCATTACGAAATTATATTTTTGGTCCACCCGGACCAGTCAGAGCAAGTGCCCGGCATGGTCGAGCGCTATACCCAGGCCATCGAGAAAGACGGCGGTAAAATCCACCGTTTGGAAGACTGGGGTCGTCGCCACCTGGCTTACCCTATCAACAAGATCCACAAGGCTCACTACACGCTGATGAATGTAGAAGCCAATCAAGAAGCGATCGATGAGTTAACCACCAACTTCCGTTATAACGATGCCGTTATTCGTAACTTGGTATTGGTTATGGATGACGCGGTTACTGCCGAATCACCCATCATGAAAGCCGAGAAAGAGAGCCGTGAGCGTCGCGCTGCACGTCCTGAGCGCCGTGAAGAATCAGCACCTGCTGCTGAAGAAGCACCGGCAGAAGCCCCAGCCGCTGATGAAGCTGCTGGCGAATAA
- a CDS encoding nuclear transport factor 2 family protein, which produces MQCRPSVNHGGAATPKALTINTLSKSDQAIIQPGGNAWYKKTYMDIGVAHLMAMFTDLSFDISLLRISTTEQSAVAIVSYRLGGLHMGKPATTFGLGAINLIKKNDQWLIQHIHNSDMQVY; this is translated from the coding sequence GTGCAATGTCGTCCCTCTGTTAATCATGGTGGGGCAGCCACACCAAAGGCACTCACCATTAATACCCTCTCAAAGAGTGACCAGGCTATTATCCAGCCCGGTGGTAATGCCTGGTATAAGAAAACCTATATGGATATAGGTGTTGCACACCTGATGGCCATGTTTACCGACTTAAGTTTTGATATTTCATTACTTCGCATCAGCACGACCGAACAATCGGCAGTGGCCATTGTCTCCTACCGATTAGGTGGCTTGCATATGGGCAAACCTGCAACCACCTTTGGTCTGGGCGCTATCAACCTCATCAAGAAAAACGATCAGTGGTTAATTCAACATATTCATAATAGCGATATGCAGGTGTACTAA